In Micrococcales bacterium, the following proteins share a genomic window:
- a CDS encoding 3'(2'),5'-bisphosphate nucleotidase CysQ, producing MTNLSDDAALAKELTLAAGRLLVDVRNDFGPVEPADKSRRKQLKDTGDAVSQAFLAEQLGRERPGDAVLSEEAKDSHERDRADRLWIIDPLDGTSEFSQGRSDWAVQISLWQRGVPGSGFIAAAFSLPAQEQVYVTGAPVAAQIVPLSERPLRVVVSRSRPPENFVARTDEIAARLAADGVTAHGVEFVYVGSAGAKVGEILAGRVDAYVNEGGFWEWDAAAPLAVAVDHGMVGTHLDGRTIEFNKRPPWVDDIVIARPEVIGYIRPTGRV from the coding sequence ATGACGAACCTGTCCGACGACGCCGCGCTGGCCAAGGAACTCACGCTGGCAGCCGGTCGTCTGCTGGTGGACGTGCGCAACGACTTCGGCCCGGTCGAGCCGGCGGACAAGTCCCGCCGCAAGCAACTCAAGGACACCGGCGACGCGGTCTCGCAGGCCTTCCTGGCCGAGCAACTCGGCCGGGAACGTCCCGGGGATGCGGTGTTGTCGGAGGAGGCCAAGGACTCCCACGAGCGTGACCGGGCCGACCGGCTGTGGATCATCGATCCGCTGGACGGGACCAGCGAGTTCAGCCAGGGACGCAGTGACTGGGCCGTCCAGATCTCATTGTGGCAGCGAGGCGTGCCGGGTAGCGGCTTCATCGCTGCGGCGTTCAGCCTTCCAGCCCAGGAGCAGGTGTACGTCACCGGCGCCCCGGTGGCTGCTCAGATCGTGCCGCTGTCCGAGCGGCCGTTGCGGGTCGTGGTGTCGCGTTCGCGCCCCCCGGAGAACTTCGTCGCCCGCACGGACGAGATCGCCGCCCGCCTGGCGGCCGATGGGGTGACCGCGCACGGTGTGGAGTTCGTGTACGTGGGGTCGGCCGGCGCCAAGGTCGGGGAGATCCTGGCCGGCAGGGTGGACGCCTACGTCAACGAGGGCGGCTTCTGGGAGTGGGACGCCGCAGCTCCACTGGCCGTGGCGGTGGATCACGGCATGGTCGGCACCCATCTCGACGGCCGGACGATCGAGTTCAACAAGCGCCCGCCGTGGGTCGACGACATCGTGATCGCGCGACCGGAGGTCATCGGGTACATCCGGCCCACCGGGCGCGTGTGA
- a CDS encoding ribose-phosphate diphosphokinase, with product MPEGSPPVSELVTPSQKKLMLFSGRSHPELTDQIALELGIEVSRTRLYDFANGEIFVRFEESVRGSDAFVVQSHADPLNKSIMEQLIMVDALKRASAKRITVVTPFYGYARQDKKHNGREPITARLMANLFATAGADRLMAVDLHTSQIQGFFDGPVDHLFALPILSEYVGKNVERERLTIVSPDAGRVRVAERWTDVLGSPLAIIHKRRDPNVPNQVSVLEVVGDVRDRVCVVVDDMIDTGGTITKAAETLFEQGAAEVVVTATHGVLSDPATERLKNSRISEVIVTDTLPIPSERRFDKLTVLPIAPMIGRAINEVFKDGSVTSLFQS from the coding sequence ATGCCCGAGGGGTCGCCACCAGTGTCTGAGCTCGTCACGCCGTCCCAGAAGAAACTGATGCTCTTCTCGGGGCGGTCGCACCCCGAGCTGACCGACCAGATTGCCCTCGAGCTCGGCATCGAGGTGTCTCGGACGCGACTGTACGACTTCGCCAATGGCGAGATCTTCGTGCGGTTCGAGGAGAGTGTGCGCGGCAGCGACGCCTTCGTGGTGCAGTCGCACGCCGATCCGCTGAACAAGTCGATCATGGAGCAGTTGATCATGGTCGACGCGCTCAAGCGGGCCTCTGCCAAGCGCATCACCGTCGTCACGCCGTTCTACGGCTACGCCCGGCAGGACAAGAAGCACAACGGCCGGGAGCCGATCACCGCGCGGCTGATGGCCAACCTGTTCGCCACCGCCGGGGCCGACCGGCTGATGGCCGTGGACCTGCACACCTCCCAGATCCAGGGGTTCTTCGACGGACCCGTGGATCACCTGTTCGCCCTGCCGATCCTCTCCGAGTACGTGGGCAAGAACGTGGAGCGCGAGCGGCTCACCATCGTCTCGCCGGACGCCGGCAGGGTGCGAGTGGCTGAGCGCTGGACCGACGTGCTGGGCTCGCCGCTTGCCATCATCCACAAGCGGCGCGACCCGAACGTGCCGAACCAGGTGTCCGTGCTCGAGGTGGTCGGCGACGTGAGGGACCGCGTCTGCGTGGTCGTCGACGACATGATCGACACCGGCGGCACCATCACCAAGGCAGCCGAGACCCTCTTCGAGCAGGGGGCCGCGGAAGTCGTCGTGACGGCCACGCACGGTGTGCTCAGTGATCCGGCCACCGAACGCCTGAAGAACTCGCGGATATCCGAGGTCATCGTCACAGACACCCTGCCCATCCCCAGCGAGCGCCGGTTCGACAAACTCACGGTCCTGCCCATCGCGCCGATGATCGGGCGAGCCATCAACGAGGTGTTCAAGGACGGCTCGGTGACCAGCCTCTTCCAGAGCTGA
- a CDS encoding 50S ribosomal protein L25 (the Ctc family of proteins consists of two types, one that contains the N-terminal ribosomal protein L25 domain only which in Escherichia coli binds the 5S rRNA while a subset of proteins contain a C-terminal extension that is involved in the stress response): MAEVRLTAQARTEFGKGASRRLRREGRVPAVLYGDGGAPRHLSLDDHDLTQALKQPKVTLEIDLDSDVVPTAPRDVQRDPVKGFLKHIDLVALDRAQLRARQLEAEAVAKAEEVAAEKELDPIALANIVSEMIAEGADADSVIEAAVERLEAEMKAQAESAAAAAAAADAAEAAEAEEGAAGPGEDTAEE; encoded by the coding sequence ATGGCCGAAGTACGACTGACCGCACAAGCACGCACCGAGTTCGGCAAGGGCGCCTCGCGCCGCCTGCGCCGCGAGGGCCGGGTGCCCGCGGTCCTCTACGGCGACGGGGGCGCGCCGCGCCACCTCAGCCTCGACGACCACGACCTCACCCAGGCGTTGAAGCAGCCCAAGGTCACCCTCGAGATCGACCTCGACTCCGACGTCGTCCCCACCGCCCCGCGCGATGTCCAGCGCGACCCCGTCAAGGGCTTCCTCAAGCACATCGACCTCGTAGCACTCGACCGCGCGCAACTCAGGGCCCGGCAGCTGGAGGCCGAGGCGGTCGCCAAGGCCGAAGAGGTCGCTGCGGAGAAGGAGCTCGACCCGATCGCCCTGGCGAACATCGTCAGCGAGATGATCGCGGAGGGTGCCGACGCCGACAGTGTGATCGAGGCAGCGGTGGAGCGTCTCGAGGCCGAGATGAAGGCCCAGGCCGAATCCGCTGCGGCTGCTGCAGCCGCTGCTGATGCCGCCGAGGCTGCGGAGGCCGAAGAGGGCGCCGCCGGACCCGGCGAAGACACCGCCGAGGAGTGA
- a CDS encoding NAD(P)H-hydrate epimerase encodes MKPVHDVPTIRAAEEALMAAMPPGALMQRAATGLAARTARLMRETFGGVSGLRLAVVAGSGNNGGDALFAASQLARRGVAVDILPTADTLHPEGLRAARREGARVRAPRRADVVLDAVVGIGGSGPLRAGAVSIRDAVDAELTIAVDLPSGLQPDSGDVPGEVWRADHTITFGTLKPGVVLRPDVCGRVHLVDIGLDATLPAATVHVVERVDAARYFPRPGLADNKYTRGVVSIAAGSEKYPGAGQLCTAGARHAGVGMVRSQVAGFPDVVAADGRTDAYVVGPGLADEHRLTRAVATALESGRPAVLDAEALALISPGNAVITPHEGEFARLGFHPGADRIAGVQAAARQLQVVVLLKGAVTVVAEPGGRVFMNTEASPDLATAGSGDVLSGLLGAMLARHFVGRQPDLVEMAGLAACAALVHGRAGALAGFPATSVDVADRVAEAVAWAAGDG; translated from the coding sequence ATGAAGCCCGTCCACGACGTCCCCACCATCCGTGCGGCTGAAGAAGCGCTCATGGCCGCGATGCCGCCCGGGGCCCTCATGCAGCGGGCGGCCACTGGGCTGGCGGCCCGGACGGCGCGCCTGATGCGGGAAACGTTCGGTGGGGTCAGCGGACTGCGGCTGGCGGTCGTGGCGGGGTCCGGGAACAACGGCGGGGATGCCCTGTTCGCTGCGTCCCAACTCGCTCGGCGCGGAGTGGCTGTCGACATCCTGCCCACCGCTGACACGCTGCATCCCGAGGGCCTGCGGGCGGCTCGCCGGGAGGGTGCCCGCGTACGCGCGCCCCGCCGTGCCGACGTCGTGCTGGACGCGGTCGTGGGGATCGGCGGGTCCGGCCCGCTGCGAGCAGGGGCGGTGTCCATCCGCGACGCGGTCGACGCCGAACTCACCATCGCCGTGGACCTGCCCAGCGGCCTGCAGCCAGACTCCGGCGACGTACCTGGCGAGGTGTGGCGGGCCGATCACACGATCACGTTCGGCACGTTGAAGCCCGGTGTGGTGCTGCGCCCGGACGTCTGCGGGCGGGTGCATCTGGTGGACATCGGGCTCGACGCGACTCTGCCGGCCGCCACGGTCCACGTGGTCGAGCGGGTTGACGCCGCCCGGTATTTCCCACGGCCGGGGCTTGCCGACAACAAGTACACCCGAGGCGTGGTGAGCATCGCGGCCGGCTCCGAGAAATACCCCGGCGCCGGGCAGTTGTGCACCGCGGGCGCGCGCCATGCCGGCGTGGGGATGGTGCGCTCGCAGGTGGCGGGCTTCCCCGACGTGGTGGCCGCAGACGGCCGCACCGATGCCTACGTGGTGGGTCCCGGGCTGGCTGACGAGCACCGGCTGACCCGAGCCGTGGCCACGGCCCTGGAGTCCGGGCGCCCGGCAGTGCTGGATGCGGAGGCGCTGGCGCTGATCAGCCCCGGCAATGCCGTGATCACCCCGCATGAGGGTGAGTTCGCGAGGCTGGGTTTCCACCCCGGCGCCGACCGCATCGCGGGAGTGCAGGCCGCGGCGCGGCAGTTGCAGGTGGTGGTCCTGCTCAAGGGTGCCGTCACCGTCGTCGCCGAACCGGGCGGCCGGGTGTTCATGAACACCGAGGCCAGCCCGGACCTGGCCACGGCTGGAAGCGGTGACGTTCTGTCCGGACTGTTGGGGGCAATGCTGGCCCGGCATTTCGTGGGCCGGCAACCCGATCTGGTGGAAATGGCCGGCCTGGCTGCTTGCGCCGCACTCGTCCACGGGAGGGCAGGTGCACTCGCCGGTTTCCCCGCCACCAGCGTGGACGTGGCGGACAGAGTCGCAGAGGCCGTGGCGTGGGCCGCCGGTGACGGGTGA
- the glmU gene encoding bifunctional UDP-N-acetylglucosamine diphosphorylase/glucosamine-1-phosphate N-acetyltransferase GlmU, which produces MKSDTAKVLHEVSGEPLLGHVLRALRDAGIEDVVVVVGHQRDKVAAYLHTVAPGARTAVQEAMRGTGDAVRQAMPQVRPDASTIVVLAGDTPLLMGSTLADLVTRHAASGAAATVLTARMPDPTGYGRIVRDDIGVRRIVEHKDATDAERAIDEINSGLYIFDAGALRTGLDRLTSHNAQGEEYLTDVIGWLVEQGHPVAAHVTKDPDEIHGINDRVQLAAAGAVLRQRVAERWMREGVTIEDPATTWIEADVQLEADVVLRRNTHLSGATRVAAGAVIGPDTTLIDATVEAGATVLKSHVLGARVGPRANVGPYTYLRPGTHLLASAKAGAFVEIKNTRVGASAKVPHLSYVGDAEIGEGTNIGAATVFVNYDGVAKHRTVVGKHVRIGSDSMLVAPVTIGDGAYTAAGSVITEDVGPGDLALGRSRQRNIVGWVVAKRRGTASAEAAEQAQGHDSPG; this is translated from the coding sequence ATGAAATCGGACACCGCGAAGGTGTTGCACGAGGTGTCCGGCGAGCCCCTGCTGGGACATGTCCTGCGCGCGCTGCGCGACGCCGGCATCGAGGATGTCGTGGTCGTCGTCGGCCACCAGCGGGACAAGGTCGCCGCGTACCTGCACACGGTGGCACCCGGCGCCCGGACGGCGGTCCAGGAGGCGATGCGGGGCACCGGGGATGCGGTGCGGCAGGCCATGCCCCAGGTCCGGCCCGACGCCAGCACCATTGTGGTGCTGGCCGGGGACACGCCCCTGCTCATGGGCAGTACCCTCGCCGACCTCGTGACCAGGCATGCCGCGTCGGGCGCTGCTGCCACCGTCCTGACCGCGCGGATGCCAGACCCCACCGGGTACGGGCGCATCGTGCGCGACGACATCGGGGTCCGGCGCATCGTGGAGCACAAGGACGCCACGGATGCCGAGCGAGCGATCGACGAGATCAACAGCGGTCTATACATTTTCGACGCCGGTGCCCTGCGGACGGGGCTGGACCGGCTGACCAGCCACAACGCACAGGGCGAGGAGTACCTGACCGACGTCATCGGCTGGCTCGTCGAGCAGGGTCACCCGGTGGCAGCCCACGTGACGAAGGACCCCGACGAGATCCACGGCATCAACGACCGGGTACAACTTGCGGCCGCCGGGGCGGTGCTCCGGCAGCGGGTCGCCGAACGCTGGATGCGCGAGGGCGTGACGATCGAGGATCCGGCCACCACCTGGATCGAGGCGGACGTGCAGCTCGAGGCCGATGTGGTGCTGCGCCGCAACACTCACCTCTCCGGAGCCACCCGGGTGGCGGCCGGCGCGGTGATCGGTCCGGACACGACCTTGATCGACGCCACAGTCGAGGCCGGGGCCACCGTCCTGAAGTCGCATGTCCTTGGGGCCCGGGTCGGGCCCCGGGCCAACGTCGGGCCCTACACCTACCTACGCCCCGGCACCCACCTGCTCGCAAGCGCCAAAGCCGGTGCCTTCGTGGAGATCAAGAACACCCGGGTCGGGGCGTCCGCCAAGGTGCCGCACCTGTCGTACGTGGGCGATGCCGAGATCGGCGAGGGCACCAACATCGGGGCGGCCACGGTCTTCGTCAACTACGACGGGGTCGCCAAGCACCGCACGGTCGTGGGCAAACACGTGCGCATCGGCTCGGACAGCATGCTCGTGGCGCCGGTGACGATCGGTGACGGTGCGTACACCGCCGCCGGCTCCGTGATCACCGAGGACGTCGGTCCAGGGGACCTGGCGCTGGGGCGGTCCCGGCAGCGCAACATCGTCGGCTGGGTGGTCGCCAAGCGCCGGGGCACGGCGTCCGCCGAGGCCGCCGAACAGGCGCAAGGTCACGATTCACCCGGCTAA
- a CDS encoding MazG family protein, with the protein MDRLRSPGGCPWDAEQTHESLVQYLVEETYETVDAIDAGDRDALIEELGDLLLQVVFHARIGQEGEEAFDIDDVAGGIADKLVARHPHVFGDETAQTADDVEAAWFERKRREKGRSSVTDGVPAAMPALPLIEKLLHRADKGGVLVPPVDPRVDALLDEHDAGELILEIVAAARSRGLDADAAARRAAAGLRAELIRREGGPAQG; encoded by the coding sequence ATGGACCGGCTGCGGTCCCCCGGCGGCTGTCCGTGGGATGCCGAGCAGACCCACGAGAGTCTCGTGCAGTACCTCGTCGAGGAGACCTACGAGACCGTCGATGCCATCGACGCCGGCGACCGCGACGCGTTGATCGAAGAACTCGGCGACCTCCTGCTGCAGGTGGTGTTCCACGCCCGCATCGGGCAGGAGGGTGAGGAGGCTTTCGACATCGACGACGTTGCCGGCGGGATCGCGGACAAACTCGTCGCCCGGCACCCGCATGTGTTCGGCGATGAGACCGCACAGACCGCCGACGATGTGGAAGCCGCGTGGTTCGAGCGCAAACGACGCGAGAAGGGCCGCAGCTCGGTCACGGACGGAGTGCCCGCGGCCATGCCCGCGCTGCCGCTGATCGAGAAACTCCTGCACCGCGCGGACAAGGGTGGGGTTCTGGTGCCGCCGGTCGATCCGCGTGTGGACGCCCTGCTCGACGAGCATGACGCCGGCGAACTCATCCTGGAGATCGTCGCTGCCGCGAGGAGCCGGGGCCTGGATGCCGATGCCGCCGCCAGGCGGGCTGCGGCCGGCCTGCGCGCGGAACTGATCCGCCGCGAGGGCGGGCCGGCGCAGGGGTGA
- the eno gene encoding phosphopyruvate hydratase, translating into MAEIVAVIAREILDSRGNPTVEVEVALEDGSLGRAAVPSGASTGAFEASERRDGGERYGGKGVLEAVAAVEDRIAGEVEGIEASEQRLIDQIMIDLDATPNKSELGANAILGVSLAVARAAADSADLPLFRYLGGPSAHVLPVPMMNILNGGAHADTGVDIQEFMIAPIGADDFSTALRMGAEVYHALKSVLKKRGLATGLGDEGGFAPDLPNNREALDLIAEAVATTGLSLGSDVALALDVASTEFFSDGAYQFEGASRSSDEMAAYYASLLEDYPLVSIEDPMAEDDWQGWIDVTAAVGDRVQIVGDDLFVTNPVRLADGIEKQAANSLLVKVNQIGSLTETLDAVAMAHRAGFTCTMSHRSGETEDTTIADLAVATDCGQIKTGAPARSERVAKYNQLLRIEEELDDAAVYSGRKSFPRFQG; encoded by the coding sequence GTGGCTGAGATCGTCGCTGTCATCGCACGGGAGATCCTGGACTCGCGCGGAAACCCCACCGTCGAGGTGGAGGTCGCGCTTGAGGATGGGTCCCTGGGGCGCGCCGCAGTGCCAAGCGGGGCGAGCACCGGCGCCTTCGAGGCATCCGAGCGCAGGGACGGCGGGGAGCGCTACGGCGGCAAGGGCGTGCTCGAGGCCGTGGCCGCCGTCGAGGACCGGATCGCCGGTGAGGTCGAGGGCATCGAGGCCAGTGAGCAGCGGCTCATCGACCAGATCATGATCGACCTTGACGCGACGCCCAACAAGAGCGAGCTGGGTGCCAACGCGATCCTCGGGGTGTCGCTGGCCGTGGCCCGGGCGGCTGCCGACTCGGCCGACCTGCCCTTGTTCCGCTACCTCGGCGGGCCGTCGGCCCACGTGCTGCCGGTGCCGATGATGAACATCCTCAACGGCGGTGCCCACGCCGACACGGGCGTGGACATCCAGGAGTTCATGATCGCCCCGATCGGCGCTGATGACTTCAGCACCGCCCTGCGCATGGGAGCCGAGGTCTACCACGCGCTGAAGTCGGTGCTGAAGAAGCGCGGGCTGGCCACGGGACTCGGTGACGAGGGTGGCTTTGCTCCGGACCTGCCGAACAACCGCGAGGCACTCGATCTCATCGCTGAGGCGGTCGCCACCACCGGGCTGTCGCTCGGTTCCGACGTGGCGCTGGCGCTGGATGTGGCCTCCACCGAGTTCTTCTCCGACGGCGCCTACCAGTTCGAGGGCGCCTCGCGTTCCAGCGACGAGATGGCCGCGTACTACGCATCCCTGCTCGAGGACTACCCGCTGGTCAGCATCGAGGACCCCATGGCCGAGGACGACTGGCAGGGCTGGATCGACGTCACCGCCGCGGTCGGGGACCGAGTCCAGATCGTCGGCGACGACCTGTTCGTGACCAACCCGGTCCGGCTCGCGGATGGCATCGAAAAGCAGGCCGCCAACTCCCTGCTGGTCAAGGTGAACCAGATCGGGTCGCTCACCGAGACTCTGGACGCGGTCGCCATGGCCCACCGCGCCGGGTTCACCTGCACGATGAGCCATCGCTCGGGTGAGACCGAGGACACCACCATCGCCGATCTCGCTGTGGCCACCGACTGCGGCCAGATCAAGACCGGCGCCCCGGCCCGCTCGGAGAGAGTGGCCAAGTACAACCAGTTGCTGCGCATCGAGGAGGAACTCGACGACGCAGCGGTGTACAGCGGACGCAAGTCCTTCCCCCGCTTCCAGGGCTGA
- a CDS encoding alpha/beta hydrolase, which yields MSREPVIHRVDLSTGLRTAYVERGDRSGPTVVMLHAWVESLRCFDRLTAMLPDWLHVLAMDQRGHGQADAPDDGYDVATLATDVVAFMDSCGLPRAVLVGSSSGGYVAQQVAVRNPERVTGLVLLGSPLSLHGRPEFADTVDAVRDPIDPGWVKAFIEEFPLFHEVPTWYLEDRILEATRVPARVWQSALRGLTTSPPPLETGRISAPTLIIRGERDEVLTPESHAAMADRVPGSTLLTYGGVGHLVLWEEPERIAADLVEFVGRLYG from the coding sequence ATGAGCCGTGAACCCGTCATCCATCGGGTGGATCTGAGTACCGGGTTGCGCACTGCGTACGTGGAACGGGGGGATCGGTCAGGTCCCACGGTCGTGATGCTGCACGCCTGGGTCGAGTCGCTTCGGTGCTTCGACCGCCTCACCGCGATGTTGCCCGACTGGCTGCACGTCCTGGCCATGGACCAGCGGGGGCACGGGCAGGCGGACGCACCCGACGACGGCTACGACGTCGCGACCCTCGCCACGGACGTGGTGGCGTTCATGGACTCGTGCGGCCTGCCGCGTGCGGTCCTCGTGGGCTCCTCCAGCGGCGGCTACGTCGCCCAGCAGGTGGCGGTCCGCAACCCCGAACGTGTCACAGGGCTGGTCCTGCTCGGATCCCCGCTGAGCCTGCACGGGCGGCCGGAGTTCGCTGACACGGTCGACGCCGTGCGCGACCCGATCGACCCGGGCTGGGTCAAGGCGTTCATCGAGGAGTTCCCGCTCTTCCACGAGGTGCCCACCTGGTACCTCGAGGACCGCATCCTGGAGGCCACTCGGGTCCCCGCCCGGGTGTGGCAGAGCGCACTGCGAGGGCTCACTACCTCACCACCACCGCTGGAAACCGGACGGATCTCGGCTCCCACGCTGATCATCCGGGGCGAGCGCGACGAGGTCCTCACGCCAGAGAGCCACGCGGCGATGGCCGACCGTGTCCCCGGCTCGACGTTGCTCACCTACGGCGGAGTCGGTCATCTGGTCCTCTGGGAGGAGCCGGAGCGCATCGCCGCCGACCTGGTCGAGTTCGTCGGACGCCTCTACGGGTGA
- a CDS encoding aminoacyl-tRNA hydrolase translates to MTDTWVVAGLGNPGPEYARTRHNVGYLVVEELAARLGVQFARHRRAHADAAQAHAFVGTPAHCRLVLLKARSFMNESGGPVKAALDFTKTENLVVVHDELDIPLGALRIKFGGGDNGHNGLRSLRKSLGHGDFFRVRCGVGRPQGRQEPADYLLSDFRAAERPEVAVMVAEAADATEYLLGNGLEATQSRYNR, encoded by the coding sequence GTGACCGACACCTGGGTCGTGGCCGGCCTCGGAAACCCGGGGCCGGAGTACGCCCGAACGCGGCACAACGTGGGTTACCTCGTCGTAGAGGAGTTGGCCGCCCGGCTCGGTGTGCAGTTCGCCCGCCACCGCAGGGCGCACGCAGATGCCGCGCAAGCGCACGCCTTCGTCGGGACCCCCGCGCACTGCCGCTTGGTCCTGCTCAAGGCCCGCAGCTTCATGAACGAGAGCGGCGGCCCGGTCAAGGCCGCCCTGGACTTCACGAAGACCGAGAACCTGGTCGTGGTCCACGACGAGCTGGACATCCCGCTCGGCGCGTTGCGCATCAAGTTCGGTGGCGGCGACAACGGGCACAACGGCCTGCGCAGCCTGCGCAAGTCCCTGGGGCACGGGGACTTCTTCCGGGTGCGCTGCGGTGTGGGCCGCCCCCAGGGTCGCCAGGAGCCTGCGGACTACCTGCTGTCGGACTTCCGCGCCGCGGAGCGACCCGAGGTGGCTGTGATGGTCGCGGAGGCCGCCGACGCCACCGAGTACTTGCTGGGCAACGGCCTGGAGGCCACCCAGTCCCGCTACAACCGTTAG
- a CDS encoding sensor domain-containing diguanylate cyclase, giving the protein MTRLARSDEEGHFELPLMRPDGSTVWVDLASTPLHDEAGRRIGRVARLRDITAQVAEREELERRATRDPLTGLLSRDAGYRQLAAVLGHPPRAGTLNMLAFADVDALKTINDSHGHLAGDELLQVVSARIRERLRADDCVARVGGDEMIMILTGLRQPKQGLVVLEDMLAYAHRPLDFEGITITPSLSVGVTLLEPGETPDDAIARADHAMYEAKRAGGNMVRFEVGEVSRS; this is encoded by the coding sequence ATGACACGGCTCGCCCGCAGCGACGAGGAGGGTCATTTCGAACTGCCGCTCATGCGCCCGGACGGTTCGACGGTGTGGGTGGACCTGGCCAGCACGCCGCTGCACGACGAAGCGGGCCGGCGCATCGGCAGGGTCGCCCGCCTGCGCGACATCACCGCCCAGGTCGCCGAACGCGAGGAGTTGGAGCGCCGCGCCACCAGGGATCCTTTGACGGGCCTGCTGAGCCGGGATGCGGGGTACCGTCAACTCGCCGCCGTGCTGGGCCACCCTCCCCGCGCCGGAACGCTCAACATGCTGGCGTTCGCCGACGTCGACGCGCTGAAGACGATCAACGACTCCCACGGGCACCTGGCAGGTGACGAGCTGCTCCAGGTGGTGTCGGCCCGTATCCGTGAGCGGCTGCGCGCCGATGACTGCGTGGCTCGCGTCGGGGGCGACGAAATGATCATGATCCTCACCGGACTCCGGCAGCCGAAGCAGGGACTCGTCGTCCTCGAGGACATGCTCGCGTATGCCCATCGGCCGTTGGACTTCGAGGGGATCACCATCACTCCGAGCCTGAGTGTCGGTGTGACGTTACTGGAACCGGGCGAGACCCCCGATGACGCCATCGCGCGCGCCGACCATGCCATGTACGAGGCGAAGCGGGCGGGCGGGAACATGGTGCGCTTCGAGGTCGGCGAGGTGTCCAGGTCCTGA